Genomic window (Hyalangium minutum):
GCGTGCCGCAGCGGCGAGGCCAGTCCATCCGCGGCCACCAGGAGCCGGGCCTCCACCGTGTCTCCAGCGGCGGTGGTGAGCTGGACGTGCTTGGGCGTGCGGAGCACCTGGGCCACGCCGCAGCGATCCCGAAGCTCGACGCCGGCCTCCCGCGCGGTGCGAGTGAGGGCTGCCGCGAGGGCCGTGCGGCGGATGGCGAGCCCGGGGGCGGGGGTGAAGCGGCCGGAGACCTCGCTCCCATCCTCCTGGATGTAGCGGATGCCCAGCATGGGGGTGCAGTCCGCGGGGGTGAGGTACTGGCGGGCGCCGAGAGCCTCCAGCTCGCGCAGGCCCGGGGGCGTGAGGCCCTCGCCGCAGGCCTTGTCGGCGGGCAGGGCCTGGCGATCGAAGACGATGGTGGAGAAGCCACGGCGGGCGGCGTGGATGGCCACGGCGAGCCCGGCGGGCCCTCCGCCCACGATGGCGACGTCCACGGGGCTCACGGAGGGGGAGACGCCGTGTCCGGGCGGGAGGCGGTGGGCAGGAAGCGCGGCCGCTGGGAGAACGCCTGCTGGTACTCGGCACCGAGCGCCTGCTCCTCGGCGCGGATTCGCACGGAGAGCAGCGCCGCGTTGCCCAGGGAGAAGAGGAGGGCGGTGAGGTAGCCGCCGTGGATGAGCGGCAGGCAGAGGAACTCGAGGATGACGGCCACGTAGTTGGGGTGACGGATGAAGCGGTAGGGGCCGCTCGTCACCGGCGTGTCGCCCGGGACGAAGATGATGCGGGTGTTCCACCGCTCGCCCAGCGTGGAGATGGCCCAGTAGCGCAAGAGCTGCGAGGCGAGGGCCCCGGCGAACGCGGCATACCCCAGCGCGCCGGGGAAGGGCCGCTGCAGCGCGAGCGGCTCCACGACACAGGCCACGAGGAAGGCCGTGTGGAACAGGACCATGACGCGGAAGTGGCCCTGGCCTACCTCGCGGCCTCCCCGCTCGAGCGCCCTCCGCGCATTGCGGCGCGAGAGGACGAGCTCGTACAGGCGCTCGGCGCCGACCAGCCCCAGGAAGACGTAGTAGGCGGCGAGCGTAGGCGCCTCACTCATTTCCGGGCCTTGGCCCACACGCGCTTCATCCAGGCCTCGACGTCCTTCGCCGTGCGGGGGATGGCGCCGGAGAGCACCTTGCAGCCGCGGGCGGTGACGACGATGTCATCCTCGATGCGCACGCCAATGCCTCGGTAGCGCGCGGGCACCGTCAGGTCATCCGTCTGGAAGTAGAGGCCGGGCTCCACCGTGAGCACCATGCCGGCCTGGAGCTTGCCGTACTTGTAGACCTCCTGGCGCGCCTGGGCGCAGTCGTGCACGTCCAGGCCCAGCATGTGGCTGACGTTGTGCAGCGAGTAGCGCTTGTAGAACTGGTGCTCGTCCTTCAGCGCCTCCTCGGCGTTGGGGAGGATGCCCAGCTTCTGCAGGCCGTGGGCGAGCACGCGCATGGCCACGCGGTTGGGCTCCATGAAGTCGTTGCCCGGCTTCACGGCCTTGATGGCCTGCTCCTGGGCCTCGAGCACCAGCTCGTAGATCTCCCGCTGCTCTTTGGAGAACTTGCCGGAGACGGGGAGGGTGCGGGTGATGTCGGCGGTGTAGAGACTGTGGGCCTCGACACCGGCGTCCAGCAGGAGCAGCTCGCCCTTTTTCACCGGGCCGTCGTTGCGCGTCCAGTGGAGCACGCACGCGTGCGAGCCAGCGGCGGCGATGGTGCCGTAGCCCACGTCATTGCCCTCCACGCGGGCGCGCAGGTTGAAGACGCCCTCCACCTCGCGCTCGCTCTTGGCGGACTTGAGGTTGCGGATGACGTCCTCGAAGCCGCGCTGGGTGGAGTCGATGGCGGCCTGCAGCTCGCGCAGCTCCTGGGCGTCCTTGAGCAGGCGCATCTCCGAGAGGAACTGGGCCAGCTCCTTGTCCCGCTCGGCCTGGGCCAGCTCCTTGTCCCGCTCGGCCTGGGCAGGCAGCACGTCGTCCACCTTGGCGGAGAAGCTGCGCAGCACGCGGGAGGGCCGGGACACGGCGCCGTGGAGCCCGCTGAGGTAGCTGGGCAGCTCGGGAAGGCCGCGCGCCTCGTCCACGCCGTAGCGGGTCTGGCTCTCCTTCACTCCGAGCCGGGGGCCTACCCACAGCTCGCCCTTGTTGCGATCGGTGAAGAAGGTGGCGTCGCTGCGGCCCGGGTTGGGCTCGACGAAGAGGATGTCCGTGTGGCCGCCGCCCTCCTTGGGCTGGAGCACGAGGACGCAGTCCGGTTCGGTGTTGCCGGTGAGGTAGTAGAAGTCCGTGCCCGGGCGGAAGCGGTAGTAGGTGTCGTTGGCGCGCACCTTCTCGTGGCCGGTGGGGATGACGAGCGTCTCACCGGGGAAGCGCTGGGAGAGGGCCTTGCGACGGGCGCGGAAGGAGTCCGCGTGCTTGAGCTTGGGAGGAAGCTTCCGGTGGGCGGGCTTCCAGCGCTTCATCATGAAGTCGAGCAGCGCGGGAGGCGGCACGGTGTCGTGGCCGGCGGGCTTGGCAGCCTGGGGCTCGGAGGTGACGGGCTGGGCAGGCTGGGCAGCAGCCTCGGCGGCGGCGTTCTGGGCGGCGGCTTCGGACTGGGTCGTCATAGGTGGGCAACTCTTCATCAACCGCGAGTGTGGCTTCAAGCCCTCAACGGCCAGAAGGGGGTGAGATGTTCTCTCGGAGAAGTGCCACTTGCCCCAGGAGCACGGGAACGGCTGTTTCTACCCGGAGGATGCGTGGGCCGAGAGTGAAGGGGTGGAAGCCGTGGGCTTCGAGCAGCTCGGCCTCGAAGGGGACCCAGCCGCCGTCCGGGCCGATGGCCAGCACCACCCGGGGGGCGGAGGACACGCCGAGGGTGGCCAGCGGCTGGCGGGCCGGAGGGTGGGGGAGCAGCCGGAGGGCTTCCCGGCCGAAGAGGGAGCCCAGCTCGTCCTCGACAAAGGGGCGGAAGCGCTCGCGGACGAGCACTTCGGGGAGGTGGGTGTCCCGGGCCTGTTCGAGCCCCTGGAGGAGGAGTTCCTGGAGGAAGGCGGGGGCGAGGACCTTGGAGTCGAAGTAGCTCTTCTCGACGCGGGCGGCGTTGACAAGCACCACGCGATCCACGCCCAGCGAAGCCACCGCGGGCAGCACCTTCTTGAGGGCCTTGGGGCGGGGGATGGCGAGCAGCAGGTCCACACCGGCGCGGGCCGGTGGCGGATCGGCGAGGGCGACGCGGAGGTGGAGGAGGCCCTCGGTGTTCTCCAGGACTTCGCCCGTTCCGGTGAGGCCCCCGAGCCGGCCCACGCGCAGCGTTTCGCCGGGTTCGGCGCGGAGCACCTCGCGGGCGTGTTGGGCTCGGCGCCCGGTGAGGCGGGCGCTGCCGTCAGGCTGGAAGTCCTCGTCGAGGAGCAGGAGCAGGTTCACGCCAGATCCTTGGGATGGTCAGTGGAGTTTGCGCAGTGCGGCCACGGCGTCATCAAAGACCTTGGCGAAGACCGGATCATCTGCGGGACGGCGCTTTTCGAGGAGCGGGATGTCCTCGGGGCGTCCTACCAGCCCGAGCACGACTGCCGCAGGTAAGGCGCTGCCCATGGAAGGGAGAGCGACGAGGCGCTGTGCCACGACCCTCAGCCTGGCGCGTGCATGCTCCGGTAAGGCAGGGATAAATCGTTTTCGGTCTCCCAACAACAGGCTGAACAGGCGCTCACAGTAATACGCGGTGTCACCATCCTGGCTTTGCGCCTGCTCGCTCACGGAGTCAGCCGTGGCAACGAACGCGGGCAAGAGGAGCAGTAGCGAAGCGGGAACATCCTCCTCAAGCACGACGAGGACTTGCGTTTTATTGTCGATGGGAATCGATGCATCGCGAGCCCATGTATCCAAAGCTTCCGGAGACTTCTCCAACAAGACCAACAACCCATGGAGGTCATTGGGTTCTGGTAGGGTGCGTGTCTCCAGGCTCCGCCGCAGGATGGGGATCAGATCTGGGTGGCGCTGTCGCCAGAGCGCACGTGCCAGCTCATTCACGTCCGGAATCTCGGGCTTGCTGGACGCCAGTCGCTCCAGCTTTCGAACGAGCGACGCTCGCGCGCGAGTGCCTTTGATACGTCCCAGCGCCCGGACAATGTCCTCCACGACGGCCCCACTGCCATGATCCCCTCGGGCTTCTTCAACGGCGAGCTGTTGTTCCAACCGACTAGCGCTGGCGGGGCCACCGAGCTCACCCAGCCCAAACGCAGCCGCTTGTCGTACGAGCGACTCCGAGTCGCCTAGCATGGTTTCTAGAACGGTCCGTATCTGCCGAGGTCCTGCTCCCAGTTGGGCCACCAGTTCTCGCACGCGGGCCTCGTTACCCCACCTGAACTCCTGGACCAGCTCTTCCTGGATGCGTGCCAAGTCGATCTTGGTGGACATGTCGATTTCACATCTCTTCCTAGGGGAACTTCACCCCGGCGGGCACGTACCTTCTCACCAAGGTCCCGTCGAGCAGGTACAGCTCATGGATGGCCTTCGGATCCGCCCGTTGCATGGCTTCGAAAGCTGCCAACTCTCGTTTCAGATCACGTACGTTGGAGACATAGTTGGTGTTGTGCCGCACGCCATCAGGCCTCAGGGAGGACGCGTCGGGCCTCCGGAAGCGGGGACCATCGGCTGATTCTGAATCAAAGCGGGGCCTGTTCTTGGCATCCACTTGCGCCTTGTTCTTCCGAAGCTGGGAGTGCCCTGCTGCCTCTCGGGCCGCCAACTCTTCTTCGATGGTCTCGTTGTGAGGGGGATTCGACCGGGTGTGAGGAGGCCCATAGCGGGTGGACAGCTCCGTCGCGCACAGGGCCAGCCCACCGCACATCCGCGCCGCGGCCTCGCCCGCCGCTACGCCGCCGAGGATGAGGCTGCCATCCGCTACCACCCTGGCTGTGGCTGCGGCTTCGACGGCCAAGCCTCCTTCCACGGCGTATGAAGGTGGGCCTAGCAGGGCACCCAGTCCTCCCGGAGGCACTGTCGGGGCAGTCTTGGCCACTCCCATGCTGGCCACCATCACCAGTACTCGCAGCATTGTCCCTCCCACCGACTTGCCGAAGTGCTCCGAGGCTGTTTCCAGCTCCTTCTCGGAGCGGGCGGCCTCGGACTCGCGGTAGAGCCGCAGGCACGCCAGCGCCAGGTTCGCCACCTCGATCATCCCCACCGTAAGGGCCAGGGCCGCTGTCAGCGTCACCGCGAAGGCCTTGGAGAAGAACGGCTCGGGGTTCAGCCACGCCCCCAGGTACACGGCCACTGACAGGCACACGCTGGTCAGGAACACGGGTGAGCTGAACAACTCCCGAGCGGCCGCACGGACCCCAGGGCCCATGTAGTGGGGGGACCGCTTCAACGCCTCGTAGAGGCGGCTGTGTGCCCACGTCTCTGGCAGAGGCAATAGGGCACTTCCGAAGCGCGACAGGAACCGCTCGCGCAGGTGTCGCTCCCAGCCCTGGCCGTCCGCCTCGTTCAGCAGCCTGAGTCCTGATGATGGGAGGACTCGGATCTCTGGCCGCTCAGCCAGCACGGCCGCGTGGAAGACCGTGAGTACCGATTGGGCCTCCTCCACGCTCAGCGTTTCGAGCGCCGGGTCGAAGGCTATCGGCTCGAAGGAGAGCCGGACCCTGCCCCCAGA
Coding sequences:
- a CDS encoding isoprenylcysteine carboxyl methyltransferase family protein, with the protein product MSEAPTLAAYYVFLGLVGAERLYELVLSRRNARRALERGGREVGQGHFRVMVLFHTAFLVACVVEPLALQRPFPGALGYAAFAGALASQLLRYWAISTLGERWNTRIIFVPGDTPVTSGPYRFIRHPNYVAVILEFLCLPLIHGGYLTALLFSLGNAALLSVRIRAEEQALGAEYQQAFSQRPRFLPTASRPDTASPPP
- a CDS encoding aminopeptidase P family protein, with product MTTQSEAAAQNAAAEAAAQPAQPVTSEPQAAKPAGHDTVPPPALLDFMMKRWKPAHRKLPPKLKHADSFRARRKALSQRFPGETLVIPTGHEKVRANDTYYRFRPGTDFYYLTGNTEPDCVLVLQPKEGGGHTDILFVEPNPGRSDATFFTDRNKGELWVGPRLGVKESQTRYGVDEARGLPELPSYLSGLHGAVSRPSRVLRSFSAKVDDVLPAQAERDKELAQAERDKELAQFLSEMRLLKDAQELRELQAAIDSTQRGFEDVIRNLKSAKSEREVEGVFNLRARVEGNDVGYGTIAAAGSHACVLHWTRNDGPVKKGELLLLDAGVEAHSLYTADITRTLPVSGKFSKEQREIYELVLEAQEQAIKAVKPGNDFMEPNRVAMRVLAHGLQKLGILPNAEEALKDEHQFYKRYSLHNVSHMLGLDVHDCAQARQEVYKYGKLQAGMVLTVEPGLYFQTDDLTVPARYRGIGVRIEDDIVVTARGCKVLSGAIPRTAKDVEAWMKRVWAKARK
- a CDS encoding 16S rRNA (uracil(1498)-N(3))-methyltransferase, with the protein product MNLLLLLDEDFQPDGSARLTGRRAQHAREVLRAEPGETLRVGRLGGLTGTGEVLENTEGLLHLRVALADPPPARAGVDLLLAIPRPKALKKVLPAVASLGVDRVVLVNAARVEKSYFDSKVLAPAFLQELLLQGLEQARDTHLPEVLVRERFRPFVEDELGSLFGREALRLLPHPPARQPLATLGVSSAPRVVLAIGPDGGWVPFEAELLEAHGFHPFTLGPRILRVETAVPVLLGQVALLRENISPPSGR
- a CDS encoding HEAT repeat domain-containing protein — encoded protein: MSTKIDLARIQEELVQEFRWGNEARVRELVAQLGAGPRQIRTVLETMLGDSESLVRQAAAFGLGELGGPASASRLEQQLAVEEARGDHGSGAVVEDIVRALGRIKGTRARASLVRKLERLASSKPEIPDVNELARALWRQRHPDLIPILRRSLETRTLPEPNDLHGLLVLLEKSPEALDTWARDASIPIDNKTQVLVVLEEDVPASLLLLLPAFVATADSVSEQAQSQDGDTAYYCERLFSLLLGDRKRFIPALPEHARARLRVVAQRLVALPSMGSALPAAVVLGLVGRPEDIPLLEKRRPADDPVFAKVFDDAVAALRKLH